One segment of Nitrospirota bacterium DNA contains the following:
- the ribD gene encoding bifunctional diaminohydroxyphosphoribosylaminopyrimidine deaminase/5-amino-6-(5-phosphoribosylamino)uracil reductase RibD, which translates to MTDEACIRRTLALARRAEGMTSPNPMVGAVLVKHGRIIAEGYHRKAGTAHAEVIAIGKAGPDATGSTLYVSLEPCCHKDKRTPPCTETIIMAGIKRVVIAMEDPNPKVSGKGTEELGKAGIEVVSGILEEKARHLNEFYTKHIITRLPFVILKMAMTLDGKIATPEGESKWITGEKARKEVHGLRGKVDAIMTAIGTIRADDPMLTCRTGGLRSPMRIILDPDLQIGEHANVLNCPPRTVLVCSNRSSKKKRAQLQDKGISLIEHAGSRVDLQWLMKRLGAEGIVSVLIEGGSSLASSCLETAIVDKVICYIAPKIIGGEKSFPAVGGKVFRSLQHAHVLTRTAIRSVGDDFVIEGYLNNS; encoded by the coding sequence ATGACCGATGAAGCCTGTATCAGACGAACACTGGCCCTTGCCAGGCGCGCAGAGGGCATGACAAGCCCCAATCCGATGGTGGGTGCAGTGCTCGTGAAACACGGCAGGATCATAGCCGAGGGCTATCACAGGAAGGCAGGCACCGCACATGCCGAGGTTATTGCGATCGGAAAAGCCGGCCCGGATGCAACCGGTTCAACACTCTATGTCAGCCTTGAACCCTGCTGTCATAAAGACAAGAGAACGCCCCCCTGCACCGAAACGATAATTATGGCTGGAATAAAAAGAGTTGTTATCGCCATGGAAGACCCCAACCCGAAGGTTTCTGGCAAGGGCACCGAAGAACTCGGAAAGGCCGGAATTGAAGTCGTATCAGGAATCCTGGAGGAAAAAGCCCGGCATTTGAATGAATTCTACACCAAACATATTATCACCCGTCTTCCTTTTGTAATCCTCAAGATGGCGATGACCCTTGACGGCAAGATCGCGACCCCGGAGGGTGAATCGAAATGGATCACAGGCGAAAAAGCCCGTAAAGAAGTTCATGGGCTGAGGGGAAAGGTCGATGCAATCATGACAGCCATAGGCACGATCAGGGCAGACGATCCAATGCTGACTTGCAGAACAGGCGGGCTGAGGAGCCCGATGCGTATCATCCTCGACCCCGATCTTCAGATCGGGGAGCATGCAAACGTGCTGAACTGCCCTCCCAGGACGGTCCTGGTCTGCAGCAACCGATCGTCAAAGAAAAAACGGGCTCAGCTTCAGGACAAGGGCATCTCATTGATTGAACATGCCGGAAGCAGGGTTGACCTGCAGTGGCTTATGAAGAGGCTGGGGGCTGAAGGGATCGTTTCGGTGCTTATCGAGGGAGGCTCTTCCCTTGCATCGTCCTGTCTTGAAACAGCTATCGTCGATAAGGTCATATGTTATATCGCACCAAAGATCATCGGGGGAGAAAAGTCGTTTCCCGCGGTGGGGGGAAAGGTCTTCAGGAGCCTCCAGCATGCACACGTTCTGACAAGGACTGCTATCCGCAGTGTTGGAGATGATTTTGTTATCGAAGGGTATCTGAACAACTCCTAG
- a CDS encoding DUF948 domain-containing protein, producing MNTILLAVIAAVFAVVAVVMIPLLLELRRTVAALRQTTEQSLNPALQELQETLKSVRQITDNVNVITDDVKQFSGAIQQIGGKVNAVNALVDSVTSAMTIKTLSLNAGIRAALSYFIANLRRKGDRL from the coding sequence ATGAATACAATACTATTAGCCGTTATAGCTGCCGTTTTTGCTGTCGTCGCTGTGGTAATGATACCGCTGCTTCTTGAGCTGAGGCGCACGGTGGCTGCATTGCGCCAGACAACTGAGCAGAGCCTTAACCCGGCTCTTCAGGAGCTTCAGGAAACACTGAAAAGTGTCCGGCAGATAACGGATAATGTGAATGTGATCACCGACGATGTCAAACAGTTTTCAGGGGCAATTCAGCAGATCGGCGGCAAGGTCAATGCAGTCAATGCGCTCGTGGACAGTGTCACCTCAGCAATGACCATAAAGACCTTAAGCCTGAATGCAGGCATAAGGGCAGCTTTATCATATTTTATTGCCAATTTACGCAGAAAAGGAGACAGATTATGA
- a CDS encoding YtxH domain-containing protein has product MKDEGFGSGSLLLSFLLGGVVGAGLALLVAPQSGEVTRKKIKELADDIKDKTNEYINEAKEKVSAVTDEGKGYYDEKKSLIKAAIDAGKDAYDKEKEKFAKG; this is encoded by the coding sequence ATGAAAGACGAAGGTTTTGGATCAGGTTCGCTGCTGTTATCATTTCTTCTGGGAGGTGTTGTCGGAGCAGGTCTGGCATTGCTCGTAGCGCCGCAGTCAGGAGAGGTGACCCGCAAAAAAATAAAGGAATTGGCCGATGATATCAAGGACAAAACAAACGAGTATATCAATGAGGCCAAGGAGAAGGTGAGCGCAGTTACTGATGAAGGCAAGGGCTATTACGACGAGAAAAAGTCCCTGATCAAAGCTGCGATCGATGCCGGAAAAGACGCATACGACAAGGAAAAAGAGAAATTCGCAAAGGGGTAA
- the hypA gene encoding hydrogenase maturation nickel metallochaperone HypA — translation MHELSIAQNVLDIVSEQCTRSGHTKIDSVNLRIGRASGIMPDALIFAFNAIKPDSIARDALLNIEEVPVTGLCNDCASSFIVQEEYILNCPVCKGSSFQITSGRELDIIDMEVS, via the coding sequence ATGCATGAGCTTTCGATCGCTCAGAATGTTCTTGATATAGTCTCTGAGCAGTGTACCAGGAGTGGACACACAAAAATAGATTCAGTTAATCTGCGGATAGGAAGGGCGTCAGGGATCATGCCTGACGCCCTCATTTTTGCGTTCAACGCGATCAAACCTGACTCGATCGCCCGGGACGCCCTGCTGAATATTGAAGAGGTTCCGGTGACCGGGCTCTGTAATGATTGCGCAAGCAGTTTTATCGTGCAGGAGGAATACATCCTGAACTGCCCGGTCTGCAAGGGCAGCTCGTTTCAGATAACATCAGGAAGAGAACTGGATATTATAGACATGGAGGTCTCATAA
- the hypB gene encoding hydrogenase nickel incorporation protein HypB produces the protein MKVKVVTRILEANERIALENRRLFDNAGLYVINLMSGPGAGKTSVLEKTLALKTGLRIGVIEGDIAGSDDAERIEKHGAPVIQINTGGACHLDANMIYEVLQDLPLQDLDLLFIENVGNLVCPAEFKVGEDIKVMVLSIAEGHDKPLKYPLMFQESSALLLNKIDLAPYLDVDMNKIKKDALSLNPDLKIFEVSCKTGEGLSAWTDWLKEKALRS, from the coding sequence GTGAAAGTCAAGGTTGTAACCAGGATACTTGAGGCAAACGAGCGCATAGCTCTCGAAAACCGCAGGCTTTTTGATAATGCAGGACTGTATGTGATCAACCTCATGAGCGGGCCGGGAGCAGGCAAGACATCTGTTCTCGAAAAGACTCTTGCCCTGAAGACAGGTCTGAGGATAGGCGTTATCGAAGGAGACATCGCAGGCAGTGACGATGCCGAGCGCATCGAAAAACATGGCGCTCCGGTTATCCAGATCAATACCGGAGGCGCCTGTCATCTGGATGCTAACATGATCTATGAGGTACTTCAGGACCTCCCGCTTCAGGACCTTGATCTGCTCTTTATCGAGAATGTCGGAAACCTTGTCTGTCCTGCTGAATTCAAGGTCGGCGAGGATATCAAGGTGATGGTCTTAAGCATTGCCGAGGGGCACGACAAGCCGCTCAAGTATCCCCTGATGTTCCAGGAGTCGTCTGCCCTGCTTCTGAACAAGATCGACCTGGCCCCGTATCTTGATGTTGATATGAACAAGATCAAAAAAGACGCCCTGTCCCTTAATCCGGATCTTAAAATATTCGAGGTCTCCTGCAAGACGGGTGAAGGCCTTTCTGCGTGGACTGACTGGCTCAAGGAGAAAGCGCTGAGAAGCTGA
- the hypF gene encoding carbamoyltransferase HypF translates to MPDRKDCRIISIQGIVQGVGFRPFVYNLATELKITGFVSNTSEGVVITAEGSNLSHFIERLRQEAPPLSRIMKIDIAPAAPEGFTEFLIRQSSETGSFTLLSPDIAVCDDCCRELFDRKDRRYLYPFINCTNCGPRYSITREVPYDRKNTTMQTFTLCENCSTEYHSPRDRRFHAQPIACPACGPEVTLLDKRGKKIESAEPIKAAVNLLKEGKIVVVKGLGGFHIICDALNAGAVVRLRTVKRRNNKPFALMAPDMESIRMHCVVSVAEEELLSSIQRPIVLLRKKEESILPSAVSPGNANLGFMLPYTPLHHLLFHYPLNGRGLPEEPHFSALVMTSGNISEEPIIISNEEAVEKLSSVADAFVVYNRNIFMRVDDSVIRVREKLTGGGSISADTASLPLTPDAIPCIMRRSRGYVPEPIPLMTDGPDILGCGADMKNTFTLLRGTYAIVSQHMGDMEDYATVRFFEETLDNLKTVYRAEPAAVVHDLHPNYFSTNWARAYGIKQNLRTIAIQHHYAHIGSVMAEHGLSRVIGVAFDGSGYGEDGTLWGGEFLVADPRGFNRSGHLKQVALPGGEQAVKEPWRVALSYLKNAFGSDLKRFIGPTGFLRKYGEKKITDIVQVADNRHFSPLSSGAGRLFDAVSALIGICDINTFEGEASIALESSVLKGICEDYPVDIHFDDIIEVDFSHTFISIIDDLAKGLDRCIIATKFHNTVAMSVIRVVLKLSLMNNIKIVALSGGVFQNLYLYGKVAESLRGEGLNVYTNEIVPCNDAGISLGQVFLAREMMKAEGHV, encoded by the coding sequence ATGCCTGACCGGAAAGACTGTCGTATCATATCTATTCAGGGAATCGTTCAGGGTGTCGGCTTCAGACCCTTTGTGTATAATCTTGCCACTGAACTGAAGATCACCGGTTTTGTCTCAAATACCTCTGAGGGCGTTGTTATTACCGCAGAGGGCAGCAACCTCTCTCATTTTATCGAGAGGCTCAGGCAGGAAGCGCCGCCTCTTTCACGGATCATGAAAATAGATATTGCCCCTGCTGCACCAGAGGGTTTTACTGAATTTCTGATCAGGCAAAGTTCAGAAACTGGCAGTTTTACGCTTCTATCCCCCGACATCGCCGTCTGCGATGACTGCTGCAGGGAGCTGTTTGACCGCAAAGACAGAAGGTATCTCTACCCTTTCATCAACTGCACGAACTGCGGCCCCCGGTATTCGATCACCAGGGAAGTACCCTATGACCGGAAGAATACCACGATGCAGACCTTTACGCTCTGTGAGAACTGCTCCACTGAATATCACAGCCCGCGCGACAGAAGGTTCCATGCCCAGCCAATTGCCTGCCCAGCCTGCGGGCCAGAGGTAACGCTGCTCGACAAGAGAGGGAAAAAGATCGAATCTGCCGAGCCGATAAAAGCGGCTGTCAACCTTCTGAAAGAGGGGAAGATCGTTGTGGTTAAGGGACTCGGCGGGTTTCATATTATATGCGATGCATTGAATGCCGGTGCTGTAGTTCGGTTGCGCACAGTAAAGAGAAGGAATAATAAGCCCTTTGCCCTGATGGCCCCTGATATGGAGTCGATCAGGATGCATTGCGTCGTATCCGTGGCAGAAGAAGAACTCCTCAGTTCCATACAGCGGCCCATCGTGCTTCTCAGGAAGAAAGAAGAAAGTATTCTACCTTCTGCCGTTTCACCGGGCAATGCCAATCTTGGGTTCATGCTGCCCTATACGCCGCTCCATCATCTTTTATTCCATTATCCGCTAAACGGCCGGGGCCTTCCTGAGGAGCCGCATTTCAGTGCACTTGTGATGACAAGCGGCAACATCAGCGAAGAGCCGATTATCATATCCAATGAGGAGGCTGTTGAAAAGCTCTCATCAGTTGCAGATGCCTTTGTTGTCTATAACAGGAATATCTTCATGAGAGTCGATGATTCTGTGATACGAGTAAGGGAGAAGTTAACAGGCGGAGGCAGCATTAGTGCCGATACCGCATCGTTGCCCCTCACCCCCGACGCAATACCGTGCATCATGCGCCGTTCGCGCGGATATGTTCCTGAACCCATCCCTCTGATGACTGACGGCCCTGACATCCTGGGTTGCGGTGCTGACATGAAAAACACGTTTACGCTGCTTAGGGGTACCTACGCTATTGTAAGCCAGCACATGGGCGACATGGAGGACTATGCAACGGTCCGTTTTTTTGAAGAGACCCTCGATAACCTGAAGACTGTCTATAGAGCTGAACCGGCTGCAGTGGTCCATGACCTTCATCCCAATTATTTTTCAACAAACTGGGCAAGAGCGTATGGAATTAAACAGAACCTCAGGACAATCGCCATTCAGCATCATTATGCCCATATCGGCTCGGTAATGGCAGAGCACGGCCTGAGCAGAGTTATCGGCGTTGCCTTTGACGGCAGCGGGTATGGGGAGGACGGAACGCTCTGGGGCGGTGAATTCCTTGTCGCTGACCCCAGGGGCTTTAACCGTTCAGGCCATCTGAAGCAGGTGGCACTTCCGGGCGGGGAACAGGCAGTAAAGGAACCCTGGCGGGTGGCATTGAGCTATCTGAAGAACGCCTTTGGCAGCGATCTGAAGCGGTTCATTGGACCGACAGGATTCCTTCGGAAGTATGGCGAAAAGAAGATCACAGATATCGTTCAGGTGGCAGACAATAGACATTTCTCTCCCCTTTCATCCGGCGCAGGAAGACTTTTCGATGCGGTATCAGCGCTCATCGGTATCTGCGACATCAATACCTTCGAGGGGGAGGCTTCTATCGCGCTTGAATCATCCGTACTAAAAGGCATTTGCGAAGACTACCCTGTGGACATTCATTTTGATGACATCATCGAAGTTGATTTTTCGCACACATTTATCTCAATAATCGACGACCTGGCCAAAGGTCTTGATAGATGCATCATTGCGACGAAATTCCATAATACGGTTGCCATGTCGGTCATCAGGGTTGTCTTAAAGCTTTCTTTGATGAATAATATAAAGATAGTTGCCCTAAGCGGCGGCGTCTTTCAGAACCTCTACCTCTACGGGAAAGTTGCTGAGAGTCTCCGCGGAGAAGGGCTGAATGTGTATACGAACGAAATAGTCCCCTGCAATGATGCAGGAATCTCATTAGGCCAGGTATTTCTGGCCCGGGAAATGATGAAAGCAGAAGGACACGTGTGA
- the hypD gene encoding hydrogenase formation protein HypD, translating to MKQIIEAINELMVSINRPVKLMEVCGTHTVAIFRHGIRELLPKEIKLLSGPGCPVCVTSIRDVDTVIEIARHQDASVTTFGDMMRVPGSRQTLSQAKAEGGDIRIVYSPLDALKLAEHMPQRTVVFFATGFETTSPLVAATLAEAESRGIRNFFIYSVHKTVPPALKALLSAPEVQINGFILPGHVSTVIGLRPYAFLAAEYHKPSVVTGFDAGDILSGVLMLLKQIACNRPAVENEYAKVVKEEGNPRAVALLDEFFEPEDSYWRGLGILPDSGLKLRDKYSHRDIMNTYTISVPDGQEPKACSCGDVLKGIKIPTDCTLFGKACTPDKPVGACMVSTEGSCAAYFKYAGADFSRR from the coding sequence GTGAAGCAGATCATTGAAGCGATCAATGAACTTATGGTTTCTATCAACCGGCCGGTAAAACTGATGGAGGTATGCGGTACGCATACGGTAGCCATATTCAGACATGGCATCCGCGAGCTGCTGCCAAAGGAGATAAAACTATTGAGTGGACCGGGATGCCCTGTCTGCGTTACGTCGATCAGGGATGTTGATACGGTCATCGAAATAGCCAGGCATCAGGATGCAAGCGTAACTACCTTTGGCGATATGATGCGCGTACCCGGCAGCAGGCAAACGCTCTCACAGGCAAAGGCAGAAGGAGGGGATATCAGGATAGTGTATTCGCCCCTTGATGCGCTGAAGCTGGCCGAACATATGCCGCAGCGTACCGTCGTATTCTTTGCAACAGGCTTTGAGACAACATCGCCCCTTGTAGCAGCAACCCTGGCCGAGGCTGAATCGAGAGGCATCAGAAATTTCTTTATCTATTCTGTCCATAAAACCGTTCCGCCGGCACTGAAGGCTTTGCTCAGCGCACCTGAAGTGCAGATCAACGGGTTTATCCTGCCGGGTCATGTCAGCACGGTGATTGGGTTGAGGCCGTACGCATTTCTTGCGGCCGAATATCATAAGCCATCGGTTGTGACCGGTTTTGATGCAGGGGATATCCTCAGCGGTGTGCTGATGCTTCTTAAGCAGATAGCCTGTAACAGGCCGGCAGTCGAAAACGAATATGCCAAGGTCGTAAAAGAAGAGGGGAACCCCCGTGCGGTTGCCCTGTTAGATGAATTCTTTGAACCTGAAGATTCATACTGGAGAGGGCTTGGCATACTGCCGGACAGCGGCCTGAAGCTGAGGGACAAGTATAGCCATCGCGACATCATGAATACGTATACGATCAGCGTCCCTGACGGTCAGGAACCAAAGGCCTGCTCATGCGGTGACGTACTGAAGGGCATCAAGATACCGACTGACTGCACACTCTTTGGAAAGGCCTGCACCCCTGACAAGCCTGTCGGAGCCTGTATGGTCAGCACAGAAGGCAGTTGTGCCGCATATTTCAAATATGCCGGCGCGGACTTTAGCCGGCGATAG
- the hypE gene encoding hydrogenase expression/formation protein HypE: protein MENSVERIQLSHGGGGRLMHQLVRDYFVPTFDLQTLNDSAVVEGFSGGKIALTTDSYVISPYFFPGGDIGMLSVCGTVNDLSMAGAKPLYLTTGFILEEGMPIEDLKKILASMKTAAYKAGINIVAGDTKVVEKGKGDGIYINTAGIGIVDEGIDLSPNRIRPGDKIILSGSIGNHGMAVMAERNGISFEPPLLSDVCALNRLVETMLATTREIRVLRDPTRGGVATTLKEFAADSACCMMIDEEAVCVRPGVQGACDLLGLDPLYVANEGILLAVVDARVADELVRAMKKTKEGAEASVIGEVSGQPSQMVLLRTKIGGTRIIDMITGEQLPRIC from the coding sequence ATGGAAAATAGCGTAGAACGAATTCAGTTGAGTCATGGAGGCGGAGGACGGCTGATGCACCAGCTCGTCAGGGACTACTTTGTCCCCACCTTTGATCTTCAGACCCTGAATGATTCAGCTGTGGTTGAAGGATTTTCCGGAGGGAAGATTGCGCTTACGACCGACTCCTATGTAATATCTCCCTATTTCTTCCCGGGCGGGGACATCGGCATGCTCTCTGTCTGCGGGACGGTTAATGACCTCTCGATGGCAGGGGCAAAACCGCTCTATCTCACCACGGGGTTCATCCTCGAAGAGGGGATGCCCATTGAAGACTTGAAGAAGATTCTGGCGTCCATGAAGACTGCGGCTTACAAGGCTGGAATTAACATCGTGGCGGGTGACACCAAAGTTGTAGAAAAGGGAAAAGGCGATGGCATCTATATCAACACCGCAGGCATCGGGATTGTGGATGAAGGCATAGACCTTTCCCCAAACAGGATCAGACCCGGTGATAAGATCATCCTGAGCGGCTCGATCGGAAACCATGGCATGGCAGTTATGGCAGAAAGAAACGGTATCAGCTTTGAGCCTCCCCTTTTAAGCGATGTCTGTGCACTCAACCGCCTGGTTGAGACGATGCTTGCAACAACCAGAGAGATCCGTGTCCTGCGCGATCCGACCCGTGGCGGCGTTGCCACGACGCTCAAGGAATTTGCGGCCGACTCGGCATGTTGTATGATGATAGACGAGGAGGCTGTTTGCGTGAGGCCCGGTGTGCAGGGTGCATGCGATCTGCTCGGTCTTGATCCGCTGTATGTGGCAAATGAGGGAATTCTTCTTGCGGTTGTCGATGCCCGGGTAGCAGATGAGTTGGTCCGGGCGATGAAAAAGACAAAAGAAGGAGCGGAAGCATCCGTAATCGGTGAAGTGTCCGGGCAGCCCAGTCAGATGGTGCTTCTCAGGACAAAAATAGGCGGCACCAGAATTATTGATATGATTACCGGCGAGCAATTGCCGAGGATATGTTAA
- a CDS encoding SurA N-terminal domain-containing protein encodes MVIRYGLIVTMLGMAVFIGGCAKPAATVDGKGISREKIEMHMKDRLQQHKLQNASVDEKKMKEAILQELIGEQLALNEAAAKGISVTDAEVNGELDQLRKKLGEEPYQKALKDKGLTNETYRSRLRERMTLTRFMEGFLKPDAITEQEIMDYYKNSPKPFLKPARVNMKIVEFQTEDAAHAAAEEIKKTRADFDEYAKKLDLEKKASVTDYGWVSPDYFSSSMASSIKMLKEGQQGGPYKGQAAFYLVRVKEKQNEGIAPYDEVKESIRTTLLQQKRGNAYMLWLEQKRKSAKIVINLK; translated from the coding sequence ATGGTTATTCGGTATGGCCTTATAGTGACAATGTTAGGTATGGCAGTATTCATAGGAGGGTGTGCTAAACCGGCCGCCACCGTTGACGGCAAAGGTATAAGCAGAGAAAAGATTGAGATGCATATGAAAGACCGTCTGCAGCAGCATAAACTTCAGAATGCGTCGGTTGATGAAAAAAAGATGAAGGAAGCCATTTTACAGGAACTGATTGGCGAACAGCTTGCGCTGAACGAAGCAGCAGCAAAGGGCATCTCCGTTACCGATGCCGAGGTTAACGGTGAATTGGATCAACTCCGCAAGAAACTCGGCGAGGAGCCGTATCAAAAAGCCCTCAAAGACAAGGGCCTGACCAATGAAACGTATCGCAGCAGACTCAGGGAACGTATGACCTTGACACGGTTCATGGAAGGCTTTCTGAAACCTGATGCGATAACCGAACAGGAAATAATGGATTACTATAAGAACAGCCCCAAACCGTTTCTGAAGCCTGCGCGGGTCAATATGAAGATCGTAGAGTTCCAGACCGAAGACGCTGCTCATGCTGCGGCAGAAGAGATAAAGAAGACCAGGGCTGATTTTGACGAATATGCAAAAAAACTTGATCTTGAGAAAAAAGCTTCCGTAACAGACTATGGGTGGGTGTCGCCTGATTACTTTTCATCTTCCATGGCCTCGTCCATTAAAATGCTTAAGGAAGGCCAGCAGGGTGGTCCTTATAAAGGCCAGGCCGCATTTTATCTTGTGCGGGTAAAAGAGAAGCAGAACGAAGGCATTGCCCCCTACGATGAAGTGAAAGAGAGCATCCGCACGACCCTGCTGCAGCAGAAGAGAGGCAACGCCTATATGCTGTGGCTTGAGCAGAAGCGGAAGTCTGCAAAGATCGTTATCAACCTGAAATAG
- a CDS encoding pyridoxine 5'-phosphate synthase, with protein MILGINIDHIATLRQARLGAEPDPVMAATLAVLGGADGITLHLREDRRHVNDRDLEMLKGFITVELNLEMAATDEMIRIASKKLPDLVTLVPEKRQELTTEGGLNLKTGKGGLKKAVRILKDKGIRTSLFINPDNEDVDLTKEIGADMVEIHTGTYANARGEAQERLRAKVASSISHASAIGLKANAGHGLNYHNVTGIAEIEGLRGLYIGHSVIARAVLVGMEKAVRDMKELIMMSCPVQ; from the coding sequence ATGATACTCGGTATAAATATAGACCATATTGCAACGCTTCGTCAGGCGCGTCTGGGCGCAGAGCCTGATCCGGTCATGGCAGCGACACTTGCCGTCCTTGGCGGGGCAGACGGCATTACACTGCATCTGCGTGAAGACCGCCGCCATGTCAACGACCGTGACCTGGAGATGCTCAAAGGGTTTATCACGGTCGAGCTTAACCTGGAAATGGCCGCGACGGATGAGATGATCCGCATCGCTTCAAAGAAACTTCCTGATCTTGTTACGCTCGTCCCGGAAAAGAGACAGGAGCTTACGACTGAGGGAGGCCTGAACCTGAAGACAGGGAAGGGCGGCCTAAAGAAAGCGGTAAGAATACTGAAGGACAAAGGCATCAGGACGAGTCTTTTTATTAATCCTGATAACGAAGATGTTGACCTGACAAAAGAAATAGGTGCTGATATGGTCGAGATCCATACCGGTACCTATGCCAATGCGAGGGGAGAAGCCCAGGAGCGGCTGCGTGCGAAGGTCGCCAGCTCGATTTCTCATGCCTCAGCGATTGGGCTCAAGGCCAATGCCGGCCACGGCCTGAATTATCATAATGTCACCGGGATTGCCGAAATAGAGGGCCTCAGGGGTTTATATATCGGCCATAGCGTCATAGCGCGGGCAGTGCTGGTCGGCATGGAAAAGGCGGTCAGGGATATGAAAGAACTGATAATGATGTCCTGTCCGGTGCAGTAG
- the acpS gene encoding holo-ACP synthase — protein sequence MIYGTGIDIVKTDRIREAVERGGNKFLSRVFTEAEIAYAYKKKDPALSLSVRFAAKEAFIKALSHEQNVPLIDIEVCSADNGRPVLQLHGRTGEFIKQKDIRTIHLSLSHEKDYGVACVVIEGIR from the coding sequence ATGATCTACGGCACCGGCATTGATATCGTAAAGACAGACCGGATTCGTGAAGCAGTCGAACGCGGAGGAAACAAGTTCCTGTCACGCGTTTTTACCGAGGCGGAAATAGCGTATGCCTATAAAAAAAAGGATCCGGCCCTGTCACTGTCGGTCCGCTTTGCTGCAAAGGAGGCTTTTATCAAGGCCCTTTCGCACGAACAGAATGTCCCCCTTATCGATATCGAGGTGTGCAGTGCGGATAACGGCAGGCCGGTGCTGCAGCTGCACGGCAGAACCGGAGAATTTATAAAACAAAAGGATATCAGGACAATTCATCTGAGCCTCAGCCATGAAAAAGATTATGGTGTCGCCTGCGTCGTGATCGAGGGAATACGATGA